One Haloterrigena salifodinae DNA window includes the following coding sequences:
- a CDS encoding TIGR03557 family F420-dependent LLM class oxidoreductase — MPQIGYTLSSEEHGPNELVDIARRAEEAGFDFLSISDHFHPWVSAQGESPFVWSTLGAIANETDDIEVGVGVTCPTIRIHPVNVAHAVATVDELFGDRFTFGVGTGENLNEHVTGERWPEHDVRLELLDEAMDVMRKLWTGETTSHHGEHYTVENARLYTCPDEQPTTIASAFGPQTAKWTADNADGLWCSGPKGAPVEAYEDAGGDGPKYTQLHGCYADSEAAAIETIYEQWPNGSIPGELGQELPTPAHFEQAAQMVEKEDIAEAGTTTEPDAQAHIDSIEEALEAGYDHVYFHQVGDEQEKAIELYEEDVLPSFR, encoded by the coding sequence ATGCCCCAAATCGGATACACCCTCTCGAGCGAGGAGCACGGCCCGAACGAACTCGTCGACATCGCCCGGCGCGCCGAGGAAGCGGGGTTCGATTTCCTCTCCATTTCGGACCACTTCCACCCGTGGGTCTCGGCGCAAGGCGAGTCTCCCTTCGTCTGGTCGACGCTAGGCGCGATCGCCAACGAGACCGACGACATCGAGGTCGGCGTCGGCGTCACCTGTCCGACGATTCGGATCCACCCGGTCAACGTCGCCCACGCCGTCGCCACCGTCGACGAACTGTTCGGCGACCGCTTCACCTTCGGCGTCGGCACCGGCGAGAACCTGAACGAGCACGTCACCGGGGAGCGCTGGCCGGAACACGACGTCCGCCTCGAGCTGTTGGACGAGGCGATGGACGTCATGCGAAAGCTCTGGACCGGCGAGACGACGAGCCACCACGGCGAACACTACACGGTCGAGAACGCTCGACTCTACACCTGTCCCGACGAACAGCCGACGACGATCGCCAGCGCGTTCGGTCCGCAGACCGCGAAGTGGACCGCCGACAACGCCGACGGCCTCTGGTGTTCCGGCCCGAAGGGAGCGCCCGTCGAGGCCTACGAGGACGCCGGCGGCGACGGCCCCAAGTACACGCAACTGCACGGCTGCTACGCCGATAGCGAGGCGGCGGCGATCGAGACGATCTACGAGCAGTGGCCCAACGGATCGATTCCGGGCGAACTCGGCCAAGAACTGCCGACGCCGGCCCACTTCGAGCAGGCCGCCCAGATGGTCGAGAAGGAGGACATCGCCGAGGCCGGGACGACGACCGAACCGGACGCGCAGGCCCACATCGACAGCATCGAAGAGGCGCTCGAGGCCGGCTACGACCACGTCTACTTCCACCAGGTCGGGGACGAACAGGAGAAGGCGATCGAACTCTACGAGGAGGACGTGCTGCCGTCGTTCCGATAG
- a CDS encoding metallophosphoesterase: protein MATETDDGDDDRVYYVISDLHIGGDEQLEDVEFLDELRSFLERLERTDENAELIINGDAFGLWEFTTVDGIEKFEVLEETYPTLFEQLRATGENIPITLLPGNHDHELAAYDEYVDRFAEYNVELVQDQTITRPVGDQAIHFEHGHQQDANNQIEDWGNPHATPLGYYYNTLVTSRAGQLSDRGRYNWLKDVQAVTPTERMPIWLFSKYFYREMNPLLRYSLVPFLLLFNISAVLAVLAGLHLAGIWSVPVTQTEAFLGQFGRAGTAAWFLLTLNVAVVGVLLLAGIPLYFIRRDIRKTVDRFGVFETELTVDPVASYEERARTVFADEPETTIFCFGHTHRPMLKEVDGGVLVNTGTWLKRLHRRDGIIGILPPVFYPSYQLAAVRIAPESASEGRTETGTESAFASDSSGVAVEFERFTKPSPATEELTRTERFFTVGREPTPDLPDRHVVEDPEPETVPAPEATD from the coding sequence ATGGCCACCGAGACCGATGACGGCGACGACGATCGGGTCTACTACGTCATCAGCGACCTCCACATCGGCGGCGACGAACAGCTTGAGGACGTCGAGTTTCTCGACGAGTTGCGCTCCTTCCTCGAGCGGCTGGAACGGACCGACGAAAACGCGGAGCTGATCATCAACGGCGACGCGTTCGGGCTCTGGGAGTTCACGACGGTCGACGGAATCGAGAAGTTCGAGGTCTTAGAGGAGACGTATCCGACGCTGTTCGAGCAACTCCGGGCGACGGGGGAGAACATCCCAATCACGCTGTTGCCGGGGAACCACGACCACGAACTCGCGGCGTACGACGAGTACGTCGACCGGTTCGCGGAGTACAACGTCGAGCTCGTGCAGGACCAGACGATCACGAGGCCGGTCGGAGATCAGGCGATCCACTTCGAGCACGGTCACCAGCAGGACGCCAACAACCAGATCGAGGACTGGGGGAACCCCCACGCGACGCCGCTCGGCTACTACTACAACACGCTCGTCACGAGCCGGGCGGGCCAACTCTCCGACCGCGGGCGGTACAACTGGCTGAAGGACGTACAGGCGGTCACGCCGACCGAGCGGATGCCGATCTGGCTCTTCTCGAAGTACTTCTACAGGGAGATGAACCCGCTGCTACGGTACTCGCTGGTGCCGTTCCTGTTGCTCTTTAACATCAGCGCCGTCCTCGCGGTGCTGGCTGGGCTGCACCTGGCGGGGATCTGGTCGGTGCCGGTCACCCAGACGGAAGCGTTCCTCGGCCAGTTCGGCAGGGCCGGCACCGCGGCCTGGTTCCTCCTCACGCTCAACGTCGCCGTCGTCGGCGTGCTCTTGCTCGCGGGCATTCCGCTGTACTTCATCCGCCGAGACATCAGGAAGACGGTCGACCGCTTCGGCGTCTTCGAGACCGAACTCACCGTCGATCCGGTCGCGTCCTACGAGGAACGGGCTCGAACGGTCTTCGCGGACGAGCCGGAGACGACGATTTTCTGCTTCGGGCACACCCACCGCCCGATGTTGAAGGAGGTCGACGGCGGCGTGCTGGTCAACACGGGTACGTGGCTCAAGCGCCTCCACCGCCGGGACGGGATCATCGGCATCCTCCCGCCGGTGTTCTACCCGTCATACCAGCTGGCGGCGGTCCGCATCGCGCCCGAATCGGCAAGCGAGGGTCGGACCGAGACGGGGACCGAGAGCGCGTTCGCGTCCGATTCGTCGGGTGTCGCCGTCGAGTTCGAACGGTTCACGAAGCCGAGCCCCGCGACGGAGGAACTGACGCGCACCGAGCGGTTCTTCACGGTCGGTCGCGAGCCCACGCCCGACCTGCCGGATCGCCACGTCGTCGAGGATCCGGAGCCGGAGACGGTACCCGCGCCGGAAGCGACCGACTGA
- a CDS encoding ABC transporter ATP-binding protein, with amino-acid sequence MSAVVDATDLEKSYGETTALSGASLSVSAGEVFALIGPNGAGKTTLVRALTGTTEPDSGAARVLGESPAAIDRDRLGVLPQDFSPPDRLSARELLDYYAGLYDDPRDPDDVLADVGLTDAGDTWYEDLSGGQQRRVCVGATLVNDPDVLFLDEPTTGIDPAGRRTVWRLIEDLADAGTTVLLTTHDMAEAERLADRVGLLADGAVVARGTPAELVAEHGGSSRLTITTTATPEAFADLAYPVERPARGRGPRGARADGALVVRDVGPAEIGTVVDYLEDRGLEYSGLTWAEPDLEDVYLALADATERDRTGRADRNGDGEADADDLTRAGETA; translated from the coding sequence ATGTCTGCCGTAGTCGACGCAACGGACCTCGAGAAGTCGTACGGCGAGACGACGGCGCTGTCGGGGGCGTCGCTCTCCGTCTCCGCCGGCGAGGTCTTCGCGCTGATCGGTCCGAACGGGGCCGGGAAGACGACGCTCGTGCGCGCGCTGACCGGAACGACCGAGCCCGATTCCGGCGCGGCTCGCGTGCTCGGCGAGTCGCCGGCGGCGATCGACCGGGACCGGCTCGGCGTCCTCCCGCAGGATTTCTCGCCGCCGGATCGCCTGAGCGCCCGCGAACTCCTCGACTACTACGCGGGGCTGTACGACGACCCCCGCGACCCCGACGACGTCCTCGCCGACGTCGGCCTCACGGACGCCGGCGACACCTGGTACGAAGACCTCTCGGGCGGCCAGCAGCGCCGGGTCTGCGTCGGCGCGACGCTGGTCAACGACCCCGACGTGCTCTTTCTGGACGAGCCCACGACCGGAATCGATCCCGCCGGCCGGCGCACCGTCTGGCGGCTGATCGAGGACCTCGCCGACGCGGGGACGACCGTCCTGTTGACGACCCACGACATGGCCGAGGCCGAGCGGCTGGCCGACCGCGTGGGCCTGCTCGCCGACGGCGCCGTCGTCGCCCGCGGCACCCCCGCGGAGCTCGTCGCCGAACACGGCGGCTCGAGTCGGCTCACGATCACGACGACGGCGACTCCCGAGGCCTTCGCTGACCTCGCATATCCGGTCGAACGGCCGGCTCGCGGTCGCGGTCCCCGCGGAGCCCGCGCGGACGGCGCGCTCGTCGTCCGCGACGTCGGTCCCGCCGAAATCGGGACCGTCGTCGACTACCTCGAGGACCGTGGCCTCGAGTACTCCGGGCTGACGTGGGCCGAACCCGACCTGGAGGACGTCTACCTCGCGCTGGCCGACGCGACGGAACGCGACCGGACCGGCCGGGCCGACAGGAACGGTGACGGCGAAGCGGACGCCGACGATCTCACTCGCGCGGGTGAGACGGCGTGA
- a CDS encoding ABC transporter permease, translated as MTRVGRVRAATGAGWRSFIRRRTAVFFTFFFPVILIAIFGALVQTDPTGGGLFTEPAAYYVPGYLAVVVLFTPLSRMGSEVARHREGNRFEKLATTPLTRGEWLLAQTAVNAVIIGLASLLILAMVVVLTGAEIALSPLLVPYILVGVVAFCSVGAMLGSYTDSQDGAVAASNAIGLPLLFLSETFVSLEQLPGWFEPLVDLSPLTYFARGVRAATYADADVAGVAGLDPALSNLAVLAVVAAVAFAFGARSIPRTD; from the coding sequence GTGACTCGAGTCGGTCGCGTTCGCGCGGCGACGGGCGCGGGCTGGCGGTCGTTCATTCGCCGCCGGACGGCGGTCTTCTTCACGTTCTTCTTCCCGGTGATCCTGATCGCCATCTTCGGCGCGCTCGTACAGACGGATCCGACGGGCGGGGGGCTGTTCACGGAGCCGGCGGCCTACTACGTGCCCGGCTATCTCGCCGTCGTCGTGCTCTTCACGCCGCTGTCGCGGATGGGTAGCGAGGTCGCGCGCCACCGCGAGGGCAACCGCTTCGAGAAGCTCGCGACGACGCCGCTGACCCGCGGCGAGTGGCTGCTCGCCCAGACCGCCGTCAACGCCGTGATCATCGGTCTAGCGAGCCTGCTGATCCTCGCGATGGTGGTCGTCCTGACGGGCGCCGAAATCGCGCTCTCGCCGCTGCTGGTCCCCTACATCCTCGTCGGCGTCGTCGCCTTCTGCAGCGTCGGCGCGATGCTGGGCAGCTACACCGACTCCCAGGACGGCGCCGTCGCCGCCAGCAACGCCATCGGCCTCCCGCTGCTCTTCCTCTCCGAGACGTTCGTCTCGCTCGAGCAACTTCCCGGCTGGTTCGAGCCGCTGGTGGACCTCTCGCCACTGACCTACTTCGCCCGTGGCGTCCGTGCAGCGACGTACGCCGACGCCGACGTCGCCGGGGTAGCCGGTCTCGATCCGGCGCTGTCGAACCTCGCCGTGCTGGCGGTCGTCGCCGCGGTCGCGTTCGCCTTCGGCGCGCGATCGATTCCCCGGACGGACTGA